One genomic window of Glycine soja cultivar W05 chromosome 9, ASM419377v2, whole genome shotgun sequence includes the following:
- the LOC114424947 gene encoding uncharacterized protein LOC114424947, whose product MAVSLTQGAITEICRGNCSENLQPVLQVIELKQVQSQQNSTVERYCVVLSDGSFYQQGMLATQKNDLVHSGKLQKGSVLRLTQFLCNVVQNHKIIIIIDLDVILDYCELIGQPVSTPKHTPKEPGVNFGNSQSLNSSSHAGGMNARPNVSGSSIYYPKANPPARNDPPAYPKAKTLTQGAIMEICSGNDPKNLQPVLQVIEFKLVQSQQNSTIERYRVVLSDGSFYQQGMLATQKNELIYSGRLQQGAIIRLTQFICNVVQNRKIIIIVDLDVICEKCELIGEPVAAPKGAPAESATGQSGFTFGNLQYLDRSSHSGGMTTIQNLAGQSLDLKPVLQVLELELVNSQQHSASVNFHLVLSDGYHFQQAMLTTQKNQLVRSGKLQKGSIVRLTQFVCNIVQSCKIIMVLDLDVVLEKCELLGQPVAAPAEFATGQPSGFTFGNSQSLNSCSHAGGVSGLANDFSAMNLATGQVTPPAYNPINSSSDFDFGMPTNQVGQRYESQYNNFVSAGAPGSYMSCTNCGGSGHSSLLCPNIRNLPLGSGGGASVECCKCHQSDHWGERLP is encoded by the exons ATGGCCGTGTCTCTGACACAGGGGGCGATAACGGAGATTTGCAGAGGCAATTGCTCCGAAAACTTGCAACCGGTGCTGCAGGTGATCGAGTTGAAGCAGGTGCAGTCGCAGCAAAACAGCACCGTCGAGAGGTACTGCGTGGTTCTTTCCGACGGGTCCTTTTACCAGCAAGGGATGCTCGCCACGCAGAAGAATGACTTGGTTCATTCGGGAAAGTTGCAGAAAGGTTCCGTTCTTAGACTCACTCAGTTCCTCTGCAATGTTGTCCAGAACCACAA GATTATTATCATCATTGACCTAGATGTTATACTGGACTATTGTGAGCTGATTGGACAACCTGTCTCAACACCAAAACACACACCTAAAGAACCAGGAGTCAACTTTGGGAATTCACAATCTTTAAATAGCAGTTCACATGCAGGTGGCATGAATGCTAGACCAAATGTATCTGGGTCATCTATCTATTATCCAAAAGCGAATCCTCCTGCTCGTAATGACCCTCCTGCTTATCCTAAAGCAAAGACTCTGACGCAGGGGGCGATAATGGAGATATGCAGTGGCAATGACCCCAAGAATTTGCAGCCGGTGCTGCAGGTTATCGAGTTTAAGCTGGTCCAGTCGCAGCAAAACAGCACCATTGAAAGGTACCGTGTGGTTCTCTCTGACGGTTCCTTTTACCAGCAAGGGATGCTCGCCACACAGAAGAATGAGTTGATCTATTCTGGAAGGTTGCAGCAAGGCGCCATTATTAGACTCACACAGTTCATCTGCAATGTTGTTCAAAACCGCAA GATTATTATCATAGTTGACCTAGATGTTATATGTGAAAAATGTGAGCTGATTGGAGAACCTGTCGCAGCTCCAAAAGGTGCACCTGCAGAATCTGCCACTGGTCAATCTGGATTCACCTTTGGAAATTTGCAATATTTGGATAGGAGTTCACATTCAGGTGGTATGACTACTATACAAAATTTGGCTGGTCAATCTCTGGACTTGAAGCCAGTGCTGCAAGTTCTGGAGTTGGAGTTGGTGAACTCCCAACAACATAGCGCCTCCGTGAATTTCCATTTGGTTCTCTCCGATGGTTACCATTTCCAGCAAGCGATGCTCACGACGCAGAAGAATCAATTGGTTCGTTCTGGAAAGTTGCAAAAAGGTTCCATTGTTAGACTCACTCAGTTCGTCTGCAACATTGTCCAGAGTTGCAA GATTATTATGGTTCTTGATCTAGATGTTGTGCTGGAGAAATGTGAGCTGTTAGGACAACCTGTTGCAGCACCTGCAGAATTTGCCACTGGTCAACCTTCTGGATTCACCTTTGGGAATTCACAATCTTTGAATAGCTGTTCACACGCAGGTGGTGTCAGTGGGCTGGCAAATGATTTTAGTGCCATGAACCTTGCCACCGGGCAAGTTACGCCTCCAGCTTATAATCCAATAAATAGCAgtagtgattttgattttgggaTGCCAACAAACCAAGTGGGTCAACGGTATGAAAGccaatataacaattttgttTCAGCAGGTGCTCCTGGTTCATATATGTCATGCACCAATTGTGGAGGCTCTGGCCATAGCTCTCTTCTTTGCCCAAATATTAGAAATCTACCTTTGGGATCAGGTGGTGGTGCTTCTGTCGAATGCTGTAAATGCCATCAATCTGATCACTGGGGGGAGAGATTGCCCTGA